One window from the genome of Hoplias malabaricus isolate fHopMal1 chromosome 18, fHopMal1.hap1, whole genome shotgun sequence encodes:
- the LOC136675079 gene encoding protocadherin beta-16-like — translation MAPRVDYFRSCVVSQHRRRRTAQLKWQTVLFLLCVYGTDAVSGQARYSIPEEMPEGSFVGNIAKDLGLEISRLLSGKARVVTKGGRQYVELSRDKGALVVKERIDREELCKQTTPCSFSFDLIIENPIQLHRITVEVLDINDNAPKFPKGTVHMKISESTASGTRFTLDSAVDLDVGLNGIQSYALSPTDHFKLEVSNRADGKKYVEMVLQRELDREEREELKLVLTAYDGGSPKKSSTVQIHISVLDVNDNTPVCKQSVYKAEVREDSPVGSVLTTVSAADADEGVNGEVSYSFAQASEEARNLFQINPETGEITLINNLNFETEQNYQIDIKATDNGGLADTCKVVIDVVDVNDNAPTIQLMSFSNTIAENAPVGTTVAVVNVEDADSAQNGAVQCKINEDTPFKMESSLTDYYALVTDEVLDREHVAEYNVTISVRDQGSPALHSNKTLTVRVSDVNDNAPVFHSAHYTAFVPENNPPGVAVLTVRARDADWGPNARLSYFLEESDVMGSPVSSLISINSDSGVVHAVRSFDYEQMKSLSFNVTARDGGSPPLSSEVLVTVSVQDQNDNAPQVLYPVQSGGSVVAEMVPRSADVGYLVTKVVAVDVDSGQNAWLSYKLQKATDRALFEVGAQNGEIRTVRQVTDKDAVKQKLTVVVEDNGQPSRSAVVSINVAVADGFPEVLSELTDFPQGREYNEKLSFYLVLALAAVSFLFITTVVVIVSVKIYRWRQSRVLYQSSLPVIPYYPPGYADTGVSATLPHMYNYDVCMSTSSRKSECKYSTLGGQSVLVVDQGFSETLQRALKDKDFLDSAESPETVGHWLILS, via the coding sequence ATGGCTCCGCGTGTGGATTATTTCCGCTCGTGTGTGGTTTCTCAGCATCGTCGGAGACGGACAGCGCAGTTAAAATGGCAGACCGTGCTCTTTCTCCTCTGTGTTTACGGGACGGACGCGGTGTCGGGTCAAGCGCGGTACTCGATCCCGGAGGAGATGCCCGAGGGCTCCTTTGTAGGAAACATCGCCAAGGATTTGGGGCTCGAGATCAGTAGACTGCTTTCAGGGAAAGCTCGAGTTGTGACAAAGGGCGGTCGGCAGTATGTGGAACTGAGCAGAGACAAAGGCGCTCTGGTCGTGAAGGAGAGGATAGACCGAGAGGAGCTCTGTAAGCAAACAACGCCCTGCAGCTTCAGCTTTGATCTCATCATTGAGAACCCCATCCAGCTCCATCGCATCACGGTCGAGGTCCTGGACATCAATGATAACGCTCCAAAATTCCCTAAAGGTACCGTTCATATGAAAATTAGCGAAAGCACAGCGTCAGGGACACGGTTTACTTTGGACAGCGCTGTGGATTTGGACGTTGGTTTAAACGGAATTCAAAGCTATGCTCTGAGTCCCACTGATCATTTTAAACTGGAGGTTAGTAACAGAGCTGACGGTAAAAAATACGTAGAAATGGTTCTGCAGCGCGAGCTGGACCGAGAGGAGCGCGAGGAGCTGAAATTAGTGCTGACTGCATATGACGGAGGATCTCCTAAAAAGTCCAGCACTGTTCAGATCCATATTTCAGTTTTAGATGTTAATGATAACACTCCAGTGTGTAAACAGTCTGTTTATAAAGCGGAGGTGAGGGAGGATTCTCCAGTGGGTTCAGTCTTAACTACAGTGAGCGCTGCTGACgcagatgaaggggttaatgGAGAAGTCTCATATTCCTTTGCTCAGGCGAGTGAAGAGGCTAGGAATCTGTTTCAAATAAATCCAGAGACTGGAGAAATTACTTTGATAAACAATTTAAATTTCGAAACAGAACAAAACTATCAGATAGATATTAAAGCTACGGACAACGGGGGTCTCGCGGACACGTGTAAAGTGGTCATAGACGTGGTCGACGTGAACGATAACGCCCCCACCATCCAGCTGATGTCCTTCTCTAACACCATCGCTGAGAATGCTCCAGTGGGGACCACCGTAGCTGTTGTGAACGTAGAGGACGCAGACTCCGCTCAGAACGGAGCGGTGCAGTGTAAAATCAATGAGGACACTCCGTTTAAAATGGAGTCGTCACTGACTGATTACTACGCTTTAGTCACCGACGAAGTCCTCGACCGGGAACACGTCGCTGAGTATAACGTCACCATTTCGGTGCGGGATCAAGGAAGCCCTGCTCTCCACAGCAATAAGACCCTGACGGTGAGGGTCTCCGATGTGAACGACAACGCCCCCGTCTTCCACTCCGCTCACTACACCGCCTTCGTCCCTGAGAACAATCCCCCGGGGGTGGCGGTGCTGACCGTCAGAGCGCGCGACGCAGACTGGGGCCCGAACGCGCGGCTGTCCTACTTCCTGGAGGAGAGTGACGTCATGGGGAGCCCGGTGAGCTCTCTGATATCCATTAACTCAGACAGCGGGGTCGTTCACGCCGTGAGGTCGTTCGATTACGAGCAGATGAAGAGTCTGAGCTTTAACGTGACCGCGCGAGACGGCGGGTCCCCTCCGTTAAGTTCCGAGGTTCTGGTGACCGTCAGCGTCCAGGACCAGAACGACAACGCCCCTCAGGTGCTGTACCCGGTGCAGAGCGGCGGCTCCGTGGTGGCTGAGATGGTGCCTCGCTCAGCAGATGTGGGCTATCTGGTGACTAAAGTGGTGGCCGTGGATGTGGACTCTGGGCAGAACGCCTGGCTCTCCTACAAACTCCAGAAGGCCACGGACAGGGCGCTGTTTGAAGTGGGCGCACAGAACGGAGAGATCCGGACCGTGCGGCAGGTCACCGATAAAGACGCCGTGAAACAGAAGCTCACTGTTGTTGTGGAGGATAACGGTCAGCCCTCTCGCTCAGCCGTGGTCAGCATCAACGTGGCCGTAGCGGACGGTTTCCCCGAGGTGCTGTCCGAGCTGACGGACTTTCCGCAGGGCAGAGAATACAACGAGAAGCTGagcttttatttagttttagcGCTGGCCGCGGTGTCCTTCCTCTTCATCACAACTGTAGTGGTCATCGTCTCAGTGAAGATCTACAGATGGAGACAGTCTCGTGTTCTCtatcagtccagtctcccgGTGATTCCCTACTATCCCCCCGGGTACGCGGACACAGGAGTGAGCGCCACTCTGCCGCACATGTATAACTATGACGTGTGTATGAGCACCAGCTCGAGGAAGAGTGAATGTAAATATTCTACACTTGGTGGACAGAGTGTTTTAGTGGTGGACCAGGGCTTTTCAGAGACTCTGCAGCGCGCCCTGAAGGACAAGGACTTCCTGGACAGTGCAGAGTCTCCGGAAACGGTAGGACACTGGTTGATTTTGTCATGA
- the LOC136675072 gene encoding protocadherin beta-16-like: protein MAPRVDYFRSCVVSQHRRRRTAQLKWQTVLFLLCVYGTDAVSGQARYSIPEEMPEGSFVGNIAKDLGLEISRLLSGKARVVTKGGRQYVELSRDKGALVVKERIDREELCKQTTPCSFSFDLIIENPIQLHRITVEVLDINDNAPVFPKGAVHLEISESTASGKRFTLDSAVDLDVGLNGIQSYALSPTDHFKLEVSNRADGKKYVEMVLQRELDREERTELKLVLTAYDGGSPKKSSTVQIHVSVLDNNDNSPVCKQSVYKAEVREDSPVGSVLTTVSAADADEGVNGLVSYSFAQASKEARNVFKINSEIGEITLLNSLDYEKEQSYQVDIKVTDKGGLADTCKVVIDVVDVNDNAPTIQLMSFSNTIAENAPVGTTVAVVNVEDADSAQNGAVQCKINEDTPFKMESSLTDYYALVTDEVLDREHVAEYNVTISVRDQGSPALHSNKTLTVRVSDVNDNAPVFHSAHYTAFVPENNPPGVAVLTVRARDADWGPNARLSYFLEESDVMGSPVSSLISINSDSGVVHAVRSFDYEQMKSLSFNVTARDGGSPPLSSEVLVTVSVQDQNDNAPQVLYPVQSGGSVVAEMVPRSADVGYLVTKVVAVDVDSGQNAWLSYKLQKATDRALFEVGAQNGEIRTVRQVTDKDAVKQKLTVVVEDNGQPSRSAVVSINVAVADGFPEVLSELTDFPQGREYNEKLSFYLVLALAAVSFLFITTVVVIVSVKIYRWRQSRVLYQSSLPVIPYYPPGYADTGVSATLPHVYNYDVCMSTSSRKSDCKYSTLGGQSVLVVDQGFSETLQRALKDKDFLDSAESPETVGHWLILSLKERCVIFLL from the coding sequence ATGGCTCCGCGTGTGGATTATTTCCGCTCGTGTGTGGTTTCTCAGCATCGTCGGAGACGGACAGCGCAGTTAAAATGGCAGACCGTGCTCTTTCTCCTCTGTGTTTACGGGACGGACGCGGTGTCGGGTCAAGCGCGGTACTCGATCCCGGAGGAGATGCCCGAGGGCTCCTTTGTAGGAAACATCGCCAAGGATTTGGGGCTCGAGATCAGTAGACTGCTTTCAGGGAAAGCTCGAGTTGTGACAAAGGGCGGTCGGCAGTATGTGGAACTGAGCAGAGACAAAGGCGCTCTGGTCGTGAAGGAGAGGATAGACCGAGAGGAGCTCTGTAAGCAAACAACGCCCTGCAGCTTCAGCTTTGATCTCATCATTGAGAACCCCATCCAGCTCCATCGCATCACGGTCGAGGTCCTGGACATCAATGATAACGCTCCGGTTTTTCCGAAAGGTGCCGTTCATTTAGAGATTAGCGAAAGTACAGCGTCAGGGAAACGTTTTACTTTGGACAGCGCCGTGGATTTGGACGTTGGTTTAAACGGAATTCAAAGCTATGCTCTGAGTCCCACTGATCATTTTAAACTGGAGGTTAGTAACAGAGCTGACGGTAAAAAATATGTAGAAATGGTTTTGCAGCGCGAGCTGGACCGAGAGGAGCGCACGGAGCTGAAATTAGTGCTGACTGCATATGACGGAGGATCTCCTAAAAAGTCCAGCACTGTTCAGATTCATGTTTCTGTGTTAGACAACAATGATAATTCCCCAGTGTGTAAACAGTCTGTTTATAAAGCGGAGGTCAGGGAGGATTCTCCAGTGGGTTCAGTCTTAACTACAGTGAGCGCTGCTGACGCTGATGAAGGGGTTAATGGGCTAGTGTCATATTCCTTTGCTCAGGCGAGTAAAGAAGctagaaatgtatttaaaataaactcaGAAATCGGAGAAATTACTTTATTGAACAGTTTAGATTATGAAAAAGAACAAAGCTATCAGGTGGATATTAAGGTTACGGACAAAGGGGGTCTCGCGGACACGTGTAAAGTGGTCATAGACGTGGTCGACGTGAACGATAACGCCCCCACCATCCAGCTGATGTCCTTCTCTAACACCATCGCTGAGAATGCTCCAGTGGGGACCACCGTAGCTGTTGTGAACGTAGAGGACGCAGACTCCGCTCAGAACGGAGCGGTGCAGTGTAAAATCAATGAGGACACTCCGTTTAAAATGGAGTCGTCACTGACTGATTACTACGCTTTAGTCACCGACGAAGTCCTCGACCGGGAACACGTCGCTGAGTATAACGTCACCATTTCGGTGCGGGATCAAGGAAGCCCTGCTCTCCACAGCAATAAGACCCTGACGGTGAGGGTCTCCGATGTGAACGACAACGCCCCCGTCTTCCACTCCGCTCACTACACCGCCTTCGTCCCTGAGAACAATCCCCCGGGGGTGGCGGTGCTGACCGTCAGAGCGCGGGACGCAGACTGGGGCCCGAACGCGCGGCTGTCCTACTTCCTGGAGGAGAGTGACGTCATGGGGAGCCCGGTGAGCTCTCTGATATCCATTAACTCAGACAGCGGGGTCGTTCACGCCGTGAGGTCGTTCGATTACGAGCAGATGAAGAGTCTGAGCTTTAACGTGACCGCGCGAGACGGTGGGTCCCCTCCGTTAAGTTCCGAGGTTCTGGTGACCGTCAGCGTCCAGGACCAGAACGACAACGCCCCTCAGGTGCTGTACCCGGTGCAGAGCGGCGGCTCCGTGGTGGCTGAGATGGTGCCTCGCTCAGCAGATGTGGGCTATCTGGTGACTAAAGTGGTGGCCGTGGATGTGGACTCTGGGCAGAACGCCTGGCTCTCCTACAAACTCCAGAAGGCCACGGACAGGGCGCTGTTTGAAGTGGGCGCACAGAACGGAGAGATCCGGACCGTGCGGCAGGTCACCGATAAAGACGCCGTGAAACAGAAGCTCACTGTTGTTGTGGAGGATAACGGTCAGCCCTCTCGCTCAGCCGTGGTCAGCATCAACGTGGCCGTAGCGGACGGTTTCCCCGAGGTGCTGTCCGAGCTGACGGACTTTCCGCAGGGCAGAGAATACAACGAGAAGCTGagcttttatttagttttagcGCTGGCCGCGGTGTCCTTCCTCTTCATCACAACTGTAGTGGTCATCGTCTCAGTGAAGATCTACAGATGGAGACAGTCTCGTGTTCTCtatcagtccagtctcccgGTGATTCCCTACTATCCCCCCGGGTACGCGGACACAGGAGTGAGCGCCACTCTGCCGCACGTGTATAACTATGACGTGTGTATGAGCACCAGCTCGAGGAAGAGTGACTGTAAATATTCTACACTTGGTGGACAGAGTGTTTTAGTGGTGGACCAGGGCTTTTCAGAGACTCTGCAGCGCGCCCTGAAGGACAAGGACTTCCTGGACAGTGCAGAGTCTCCGGAAACGGTAGGACACTGGTTGATTTTGTCATTAAAGGAACGCTGcgttatatttttactttaa